In Pseudoxanthobacter soli DSM 19599, a single window of DNA contains:
- a CDS encoding gamma-glutamylcyclotransferase family protein yields the protein MSADTILSFAYGSNMLSARLQERCPSAKPKGIAELHGYELRWHKKSRDRSGKCDIVKTDKHGASVFGILFEIARSEKAALDKAEGFGAGYDETQVQVHLEADRCTAIAYVATITDPKLNPYTWYRALVVAGAKEHGLPADYIARLEAAPAERDVDEARHDKNMALIGEVCA from the coding sequence ATGAGCGCCGATACGATTCTAAGCTTCGCCTATGGCTCTAACATGCTTAGCGCGCGTTTGCAGGAACGCTGCCCTTCCGCGAAACCGAAAGGTATCGCCGAACTGCACGGCTACGAGCTTCGCTGGCACAAGAAGAGCCGCGATAGATCTGGTAAGTGCGACATCGTGAAAACAGATAAGCACGGCGCGTCGGTGTTCGGTATTCTATTCGAGATAGCGCGCAGCGAGAAGGCGGCCCTTGACAAGGCTGAAGGCTTTGGGGCGGGCTATGACGAAACGCAAGTGCAGGTCCATCTTGAAGCCGACCGATGCACTGCGATCGCCTACGTAGCCACCATCACCGATCCGAAGCTCAATCCTTACACTTGGTACCGCGCTCTCGTTGTTGCAGGCGCTAAGGAGCACGGTCTGCCAGCGGACTATATTGCCCGGCTGGAAGCCGCTCCCGCTGAAAGAGACGTTGACGAAGCGCGCCACGACAAGAACATGGCTCTGATCGGTGAGGTGTGCGCATGA
- a CDS encoding site-specific DNA-methyltransferase codes for MKKLDAESPETKSADIISGNVEVLKSLFPDAFTEGKIDFEVLKQLLGGSVDEREEKYGLNWHGKRRARQIALTPSAGTLLPCPEESVDWDTTQNLMIEGDNLEVLKLLQKSYAGRVKMIYIDPPYNTGKDFVYPDDFRDSIKNYMEMTGQIEGGKKISSNMEVSGRFHTDWLNMVYPRLKLARSLMREDGLIFISIDDGEFERLRQICSEIFGEENYIATFVWKRKAGGGDDSGHVAAEHEYIVCFSRDAGKAGVASVLHESPAMTAKYNRSENGRRYYLERLDKTSLTYNSSMDFPIECPDGTFVKPPQPDPKNPTTSWRWGETTVKERRAELEFFREKGSGEWRVYSRTWESLDGVTPRSLMVEKEHGRNRDGTQEIDNLIGPKIFNNPKPTKMLLHLMRIGAKDKDALVLDFFAGSGSTAHAVMKLNSEDGGNRRYIMVQLPEVTDRADFSTIAAITRRRLRAAADALRTGPIGQSDLGFRTFKLTSSNIRAWEPNASDLEDSLLKNAEHLVQGRKEQDVLYELLLKLGLDLCVSIETKTIAGKTVHSIGGGTLIVCLADGLTKDVVEELANGIVEWRKAQAPAVDTRVVFKDTGFADDIAKTNMAAILNQAGIADVRSL; via the coding sequence ATGAAGAAACTTGATGCCGAGAGCCCCGAGACCAAGAGCGCCGATATCATCTCCGGCAACGTCGAGGTGCTGAAGTCCCTATTCCCCGACGCATTCACGGAAGGGAAGATCGACTTCGAGGTGCTGAAGCAACTGCTCGGCGGCTCTGTGGACGAGCGCGAGGAGAAGTACGGGCTCAACTGGCATGGCAAGCGCCGTGCCCGGCAGATCGCGTTGACCCCGTCGGCTGGCACGCTGCTGCCCTGCCCGGAAGAGAGCGTCGACTGGGATACGACACAGAACCTGATGATCGAGGGCGATAACCTCGAAGTGCTCAAGCTCTTGCAGAAGAGCTATGCCGGCAGGGTAAAGATGATCTACATCGATCCGCCCTACAACACGGGTAAAGATTTTGTATATCCCGATGATTTTCGCGATAGCATCAAAAACTATATGGAAATGACTGGTCAAATTGAGGGTGGAAAGAAGATAAGCTCAAATATGGAGGTGTCTGGTCGGTTCCATACCGACTGGCTAAACATGGTTTATCCGCGCTTGAAACTGGCGCGATCGCTCATGCGTGAAGATGGTTTGATTTTTATCAGTATCGATGATGGGGAGTTTGAGCGACTGCGGCAAATCTGTAGCGAAATATTCGGTGAAGAAAACTACATCGCGACGTTCGTCTGGAAACGGAAAGCTGGAGGCGGTGACGATAGCGGCCATGTGGCTGCTGAGCATGAGTATATTGTTTGTTTCAGTCGAGATGCCGGTAAGGCGGGAGTTGCTAGTGTGCTTCATGAAAGCCCCGCCATGACCGCAAAGTACAACCGGTCAGAGAACGGACGGAGGTACTACTTGGAGCGATTGGACAAGACGAGCCTGACCTATAATTCGTCAATGGACTTTCCTATCGAATGCCCCGATGGGACTTTCGTTAAACCTCCACAGCCCGATCCGAAAAACCCTACGACCAGCTGGCGATGGGGTGAAACAACTGTCAAAGAGCGACGCGCTGAACTGGAATTTTTCAGAGAGAAGGGTAGCGGCGAGTGGCGCGTGTATTCACGCACTTGGGAGTCATTGGACGGCGTCACGCCGCGGAGCCTGATGGTCGAAAAGGAGCACGGCCGAAATCGGGATGGAACGCAAGAGATCGACAATCTGATCGGGCCGAAAATATTCAATAATCCTAAGCCGACAAAGATGTTGCTACATCTGATGAGGATCGGCGCGAAGGACAAAGATGCGCTGGTGCTCGACTTTTTCGCGGGATCTGGATCGACCGCGCATGCAGTGATGAAACTGAACTCTGAAGACGGCGGCAATAGGCGATACATTATGGTTCAGCTGCCTGAAGTGACGGATCGCGCCGATTTTTCAACAATAGCGGCTATCACACGGCGGCGGTTGCGCGCGGCGGCTGATGCACTAAGGACAGGACCGATTGGCCAAAGCGATCTTGGTTTTCGAACCTTCAAGTTAACGTCGTCCAACATCCGCGCGTGGGAGCCTAACGCCTCTGATCTCGAAGACAGTCTTTTGAAGAATGCCGAACACCTCGTTCAAGGCCGCAAGGAGCAAGACGTGCTCTATGAGCTATTGCTCAAACTCGGGCTTGATCTCTGTGTGTCGATCGAGACGAAGACGATTGCTGGCAAGACGGTTCATTCCATTGGCGGTGGCACGCTGATCGTCTGTCTCGCTGACGGCCTGACCAAGGACGTGGTGGAGGAACTCGCGAACGGCATCGTCGAATGGCGGAAGGCACAGGCGCCGGCCGTCGATACGCGTGTCGTGTTCAAGGATACCGGCTTCGCCGATGACATCGCCAAGACCAACATGGCCGCGATCCTGAATCAGGCTGGCATCGCCGATGTGCGGAGTCTGTGA
- a CDS encoding GmrSD restriction endonuclease domain-containing protein translates to MKISTILDHIDSGHMALPEFQRGYVWNRDQVRGLFDSLYRRHPVGGLLVWATEAKTAAHRGDGPIAAGIVKLLLDGQQRMTSLYGVVRGQPPKFFDGNAQAFSGLRFHLQTETFAFYQPVKMQDDPLWIDVTALMKAGNAGLGALIAQLSADPAHVANVGAYVGRLGALLGVTEIDLHVEEVTGQDKTLDVVVDIFNRVNSGGTKLSKGDLALAKICAEWPEARDSMKAKLKEWTAAGYQFNLDWLLRSVNTVLTGEAKFSYLHDKGALDIQDGLKRASKHIDASLNFIAGRLGLDHDQVFFGRFGVPVMVRYMDKTKGALDAKERDKLLFWFAQAGMWGRFSGSTETFIDQDLAALEGPNGGLDTLLEQLRLWHGGLRVEAGHFTGWSLGARFYPVLYMLTRMGEARDWGTGLPLRASLLGKMSRLEVHHIFPKAQLYKLKHRRADVNALGNFCFLTKDTNLNISDRLPQEYFPEVEARHPGALASQWIPTDPALWKIERYLDFLEARKALLAEEANRRFEDLLHGDARWLGTAAPVAEAEAQAVGGITSEVEEAELEALNDWVDGQGLPRGLLGFDYADPVTGAQKALFDLAWPDGLQPGLSAPIAVLLNEGPEILALASKAGFRCFTSSADFRTYVETEILHLEAA, encoded by the coding sequence ATGAAGATTTCCACGATCCTGGACCATATTGACAGCGGGCACATGGCGCTGCCTGAATTCCAGCGTGGCTATGTCTGGAACCGCGATCAGGTTCGCGGCCTGTTCGACTCGCTGTACCGTCGGCATCCGGTCGGTGGCCTGCTTGTGTGGGCAACGGAGGCTAAAACGGCCGCGCATCGCGGCGACGGCCCGATCGCGGCAGGCATCGTCAAGCTCTTGCTGGACGGCCAGCAGCGTATGACCTCGCTCTATGGCGTCGTGCGTGGACAGCCTCCAAAGTTTTTCGACGGCAACGCCCAGGCCTTCAGTGGCCTGCGTTTCCATCTGCAGACCGAGACCTTCGCCTTCTACCAGCCGGTCAAGATGCAGGACGATCCGCTTTGGATTGATGTCACCGCCTTGATGAAGGCGGGGAACGCCGGACTTGGGGCGTTGATCGCTCAGCTTTCCGCCGATCCTGCCCATGTGGCGAATGTCGGCGCTTATGTCGGCCGACTTGGCGCTCTGCTTGGCGTCACCGAGATCGACCTGCATGTCGAGGAGGTCACCGGCCAGGACAAGACCCTGGATGTCGTCGTCGATATTTTCAATCGGGTGAACAGCGGCGGCACCAAGCTGTCGAAGGGTGATTTGGCGCTCGCGAAGATCTGTGCCGAATGGCCGGAAGCGCGCGACTCCATGAAGGCCAAGCTGAAGGAATGGACGGCCGCCGGCTACCAGTTCAACCTCGATTGGCTGCTACGCTCCGTCAACACGGTTCTGACCGGAGAGGCCAAGTTCAGCTATCTCCACGACAAGGGCGCGCTCGACATTCAGGATGGCTTGAAGCGCGCCAGCAAACACATCGACGCGAGCTTGAATTTCATCGCCGGGCGCCTCGGGCTCGATCATGACCAGGTGTTCTTCGGGCGCTTCGGCGTGCCCGTCATGGTGCGCTACATGGACAAGACGAAGGGAGCGCTGGACGCCAAGGAGCGTGACAAACTCCTGTTCTGGTTCGCGCAAGCCGGCATGTGGGGGCGCTTCTCGGGATCGACGGAGACCTTCATCGATCAGGATCTGGCCGCCCTCGAAGGGCCGAACGGCGGCCTGGACACGCTGCTGGAACAGCTTCGGCTCTGGCATGGGGGGCTTCGGGTTGAAGCCGGCCACTTCACCGGCTGGAGCCTCGGCGCGCGCTTCTATCCGGTGCTCTACATGCTGACCCGTATGGGCGAGGCGCGGGATTGGGGGACGGGCTTGCCTCTGCGCGCCAGCCTGCTCGGGAAAATGAGCCGCCTGGAGGTTCATCACATCTTCCCCAAGGCGCAGCTCTACAAGCTGAAACACCGCCGGGCCGACGTGAACGCGCTTGGCAATTTCTGCTTCCTGACCAAGGACACGAATCTCAATATCAGCGATCGCTTGCCGCAGGAGTATTTCCCGGAGGTCGAGGCGCGGCATCCCGGCGCGCTGGCGTCGCAGTGGATACCGACCGATCCCGCGCTGTGGAAGATCGAGCGCTACCTCGATTTTCTCGAAGCCCGCAAGGCGTTGCTGGCTGAAGAGGCGAACCGGCGCTTCGAGGATTTGCTCCATGGCGATGCGCGCTGGCTTGGCACGGCGGCGCCGGTGGCGGAAGCCGAGGCGCAGGCGGTGGGCGGCATCACGAGCGAGGTCGAGGAAGCCGAACTCGAAGCACTCAATGATTGGGTCGACGGCCAAGGCTTGCCGCGTGGCCTGCTCGGCTTCGACTACGCCGATCCGGTCACGGGCGCGCAGAAGGCGTTGTTCGATCTGGCGTGGCCGGACGGTCTGCAGCCTGGTTTAAGCGCTCCGATCGCCGTGTTGCTCAATGAAGGCCCGGAAATTCTCGCCCTGGCGAGCAAGGCGGGTTTCCGCTGCTTCACGTCCTCGGCTGATTTCCGCACCTATGTCGAAACCGAAATTCTGCACCTGGAAGCGGCCTGA
- a CDS encoding DUF4391 domain-containing protein: MTEVAATDPIISALDLPPGARLDMRVPKKALLEQGAPTTTDKRAIQDGIEEMQWIAALKPNTVAIPAFVDEGRNYSEIAVLSATLRPEARSARLTELIHRAIPYPVLLITLSGARAAVSVAPKRAAQNEGNKVVVERVVIAGEIDPDAPTAMEQSFLESMALAQQPARDLSTVYDGWLVRIEALNAARVSGQFILANEADRIDRRRAALEEHARLLREIAQLRAQAGRAKQISQRVDLNQKIKAVEAAIDRAKRSMLGDGE; the protein is encoded by the coding sequence ATGACGGAAGTGGCGGCGACCGACCCGATCATTTCGGCTTTGGACTTGCCGCCGGGAGCGCGCCTTGACATGCGCGTGCCGAAAAAGGCGCTGCTTGAGCAAGGTGCGCCAACGACGACCGACAAGCGCGCCATCCAAGACGGTATCGAAGAGATGCAGTGGATCGCAGCGCTCAAGCCCAATACCGTCGCCATACCCGCCTTCGTGGACGAAGGCCGAAACTATTCGGAGATTGCGGTCCTATCCGCGACGCTTCGCCCCGAGGCCCGTTCGGCCCGTCTCACCGAGCTCATTCATCGCGCCATTCCGTATCCGGTCCTGCTGATCACACTGTCCGGCGCGCGTGCGGCCGTGTCGGTCGCGCCCAAGCGTGCGGCGCAGAACGAAGGAAACAAGGTGGTGGTGGAGCGCGTCGTGATAGCGGGCGAGATTGATCCGGACGCACCTACCGCGATGGAACAGTCATTCCTGGAAAGCATGGCACTTGCCCAGCAACCCGCACGCGATCTATCGACGGTTTACGACGGGTGGCTGGTTCGGATCGAGGCGCTGAACGCGGCGCGCGTCTCGGGCCAATTCATCCTCGCCAATGAAGCCGATCGGATCGATCGTCGTCGCGCGGCGCTGGAAGAGCACGCTCGGCTTTTGCGCGAGATCGCACAGTTGCGCGCGCAGGCGGGGCGCGCCAAACAGATTAGTCAACGGGTTGATTTGAATCAGAAAATCAAGGCGGTCGAAGCCGCCATCGATCGTGCCAAGCGGTCGATGTTGGGGGATGGCGAATGA
- a CDS encoding helicase-related protein translates to MRLVRNSGTDRGVDRLREWLDQGALIDIVSPSFSLLAFAELRGVLDRIERCRLLLGDASSVLPGLLGGEADIVFRGQLQGRWLARLVADWARKRVEIRHARRSPPQSLILVNGKPDFRRAMVGTCSFTSDGLGVTPSGRLGLVQATESDAETADFSEWFRSNWEDIEASPSAKAHFLNALEEIASQRAPSLVYFQILYQVFKDLGDELDEERIIKSATGIRNTVVWKKLFRFQRDGVVGAIDKLERIGGCIIADSVGLGKTFEALAVIKYYELRNDRVLVLCPKRLRDNWTLYKANDRRNILASDRFNYDVLNHTDLSRDGGVSGDIDLTHVNWGNYDLVVIDESHNFRNKPTHKDRDSRYDHLMKRIILSGVKTKVLMLSATPVNNRLADLKNQIAFVTEGNDAALTANGIPSIEATIRKAQGQFNRWLDLPESERRPAKLMDMLGFDYFKLLDMLTIARSRKHVQRYYGVEETGQFPDRLPPVNIKADVDLTGEFRPIREVNNEIRRLTLGAYAPLRYVLPHKQAAYDEKYSTKIRGGDQFFRQLDREESLIHLLRVNILKRMESSVASFSLTIERQLADVDALLAKIDSHDDSIEEIPIDDVDVDDPAFEPLLVGRKVKVLLQDVDRIRWRQDLVEDHERLAALLSAARLVIPKRDAKLAALKRLIVEKVRNPINSDNRKILLFTAFADTADYLYRELADWARSALDLHSAVVTGAGANKTTLPGVRGDMSSILSAFSPRSKERPAELVAEGEIDLLIATDCISEGQNLQDCDYLVNYDIHWNPVRIIQRFGRIDRIGSRNSRIQLVNFWPNMELDEYLDLESRVSGRMILLDVSATGEENVIEFQAGNEMNDLEYRRAQLQKLQDAVIDLEDLSSGVSIADLTLNDFRIDLAGYLGANRDRLDALPLGTYAVTEAPDEGESPVPPGVIFCLRAVGDAASVAEPGYPLAPHYVVHVGEDGEVLLPYTQAKQVLDRLKKLSLGRDQPDQAAYGRFDKATRAGRDMEPYRKLLARAVGTIVGKREERAVASLFQMGGTHAVKGEFAGINDFEVVAFLVALAPTADVTP, encoded by the coding sequence ATGAGGCTTGTCAGAAACAGTGGGACGGATCGAGGCGTCGACAGGCTGCGCGAATGGCTCGATCAGGGCGCTCTCATAGACATCGTTTCCCCGTCCTTTTCGCTGCTTGCATTCGCAGAGCTTCGAGGCGTTCTCGATCGGATCGAGCGATGCCGATTGCTGCTCGGAGATGCGAGTTCCGTTCTGCCCGGCCTTCTTGGCGGCGAGGCCGACATCGTCTTTCGTGGACAACTCCAGGGGCGCTGGCTGGCCCGTCTCGTTGCTGATTGGGCGCGGAAGCGGGTCGAAATTCGGCACGCACGCCGGTCGCCGCCTCAGTCGCTGATACTCGTCAATGGCAAGCCTGACTTCCGTCGAGCCATGGTCGGCACATGCTCATTCACGTCCGATGGGCTCGGAGTCACTCCAAGCGGTCGCTTGGGATTGGTTCAGGCAACCGAGTCCGATGCCGAGACTGCTGATTTTTCCGAATGGTTCCGCTCGAACTGGGAGGACATTGAGGCGAGCCCATCGGCAAAGGCCCACTTTCTGAATGCGTTGGAGGAAATTGCCTCGCAGCGCGCGCCATCGCTCGTCTATTTCCAGATCCTCTATCAGGTCTTCAAGGACTTGGGTGATGAGCTTGACGAAGAGCGGATCATCAAGTCGGCGACCGGCATTCGAAACACCGTCGTGTGGAAGAAGCTGTTTCGCTTCCAGCGCGATGGAGTCGTGGGGGCGATCGACAAATTGGAGAGGATCGGCGGCTGCATTATTGCTGACAGTGTTGGCCTCGGAAAGACATTCGAAGCGCTTGCAGTCATAAAGTACTATGAGCTTCGCAATGATCGCGTTCTCGTGCTTTGCCCAAAGCGCCTCCGTGATAACTGGACCCTCTATAAGGCAAATGATCGCCGCAACATTCTGGCCTCAGACCGGTTCAATTATGACGTTTTGAACCACACGGATCTGTCGCGCGACGGTGGTGTATCCGGCGACATCGATCTTACGCACGTCAACTGGGGCAACTACGACCTCGTGGTCATCGACGAGTCGCACAACTTCAGGAACAAGCCAACTCACAAGGACCGCGACAGCCGCTACGACCACCTCATGAAGCGGATCATTCTGTCGGGGGTGAAGACCAAGGTGCTGATGTTGTCCGCAACGCCGGTCAACAACCGTCTTGCAGACCTCAAGAACCAGATCGCCTTTGTAACGGAAGGGAATGACGCGGCTCTTACGGCCAATGGCATTCCAAGCATCGAGGCGACAATTCGTAAGGCGCAAGGCCAGTTCAATCGTTGGCTCGACCTGCCAGAAAGTGAGCGTCGGCCCGCAAAGCTCATGGACATGCTCGGCTTTGACTACTTCAAGCTGCTCGACATGTTGACGATCGCCAGATCGCGCAAGCATGTGCAACGCTATTATGGGGTCGAGGAAACGGGGCAGTTTCCTGACAGGCTGCCGCCGGTAAACATCAAGGCGGACGTTGACCTTACGGGTGAGTTTCGGCCTATTCGCGAGGTCAACAACGAGATCCGGCGCCTTACTCTCGGCGCCTACGCGCCACTGCGATACGTGCTGCCACACAAACAGGCGGCGTATGACGAGAAGTACAGTACGAAGATTAGAGGAGGCGATCAGTTTTTCCGGCAGCTTGATCGCGAGGAAAGCCTCATCCATCTCCTACGCGTGAATATCCTGAAGCGCATGGAGAGTTCAGTCGCGTCGTTCTCCCTGACCATCGAACGCCAACTCGCGGACGTTGATGCTCTGCTCGCCAAAATCGACTCCCATGACGACTCGATCGAGGAAATCCCGATTGACGACGTGGATGTGGACGATCCCGCATTCGAGCCGCTGCTGGTCGGCCGAAAGGTCAAGGTGCTTCTCCAGGACGTTGACCGCATTCGCTGGCGACAGGATCTCGTCGAGGACCATGAACGCTTGGCGGCGCTTCTATCGGCCGCGCGTCTTGTTATCCCCAAGCGCGATGCCAAGTTGGCTGCGCTCAAGCGGTTGATCGTTGAAAAAGTCCGCAATCCGATAAACTCGGATAACCGGAAGATTTTGCTGTTCACGGCATTCGCCGATACGGCGGACTATCTCTACCGCGAGTTGGCCGATTGGGCGCGCTCGGCGCTCGATCTACATAGCGCGGTCGTTACCGGCGCTGGGGCGAATAAGACCACATTGCCGGGCGTTCGCGGGGACATGAGCAGCATTCTGAGCGCCTTCTCTCCGAGGTCCAAAGAACGGCCAGCAGAGCTTGTCGCTGAGGGAGAAATCGATCTTCTGATTGCCACGGACTGTATTTCGGAAGGTCAGAATCTTCAGGACTGCGACTACCTCGTCAACTATGATATCCATTGGAATCCCGTGCGGATCATCCAACGATTTGGCCGCATCGACCGGATTGGTTCCCGAAACTCCAGAATTCAGTTGGTCAATTTCTGGCCGAATATGGAGCTGGACGAGTATCTTGACCTCGAATCCCGCGTCAGCGGGCGCATGATTCTTCTGGATGTGTCGGCTACCGGCGAGGAGAACGTCATCGAGTTCCAAGCGGGCAACGAGATGAACGATCTGGAATACCGTCGCGCGCAGCTTCAAAAGCTGCAGGACGCTGTGATCGATCTCGAAGACTTGTCCAGTGGCGTTTCCATTGCGGATCTCACGCTCAACGATTTTCGGATCGATCTAGCGGGCTATCTGGGGGCCAATCGGGATCGACTCGACGCATTGCCGCTCGGCACCTACGCGGTCACCGAGGCTCCCGACGAGGGAGAGAGCCCGGTACCGCCGGGTGTCATCTTCTGCCTGCGCGCCGTCGGCGACGCGGCTTCCGTCGCCGAGCCGGGTTATCCGCTGGCGCCGCATTACGTCGTTCACGTCGGAGAGGACGGAGAAGTCCTGCTTCCCTACACGCAGGCCAAGCAGGTGCTCGATCGTCTGAAGAAGCTCAGTCTTGGCCGCGACCAGCCGGACCAAGCGGCTTATGGTCGGTTCGACAAGGCGACGCGCGCTGGTCGCGACATGGAACCCTATCGCAAGCTGCTCGCCCGCGCAGTCGGCACCATTGTCGGCAAGCGCGAAGAGCGGGCGGTCGCCAGCCTGTTTCAAATGGGCGGCACGCACGCGGTGAAGGGGGAGTTCGCCGGGATCAACGACTTCGAGGTCGTTGCGTTCCTGGTTGCCCTGGCTCCGACGGCGGACGTAACGCCATGA
- a CDS encoding ribbon-helix-helix domain-containing protein: protein MEMNERPRKATRLTVSLEEQDYQTLCQIALLRDASVSWVIRQAIRQFIESSSEARHPSAMSRPPRKGGEA, encoded by the coding sequence ATGGAAATGAACGAGCGTCCACGCAAGGCAACGCGACTGACAGTTAGTCTGGAAGAGCAGGATTATCAGACGCTGTGTCAGATTGCGTTATTGAGGGACGCTTCGGTCTCGTGGGTCATCCGTCAGGCGATTCGCCAATTCATCGAGAGCTCGTCCGAAGCCCGTCATCCCTCCGCTATGTCTCGACCGCCTCGAAAGGGTGGTGAGGCATGA
- a CDS encoding DUF2274 domain-containing protein translates to MAKLKLGPIADDKPVKVTLELPASLHRDLISYAEILGREGGQVAADPVRLIVPMLERFIATDRGFAKARRGNHISVNKKVDP, encoded by the coding sequence ATGGCAAAGCTGAAACTCGGTCCGATCGCCGACGACAAGCCGGTGAAGGTCACGCTTGAGCTGCCCGCCAGCCTGCATCGAGACCTGATCTCCTATGCCGAAATCCTCGGACGGGAAGGAGGACAAGTCGCCGCCGATCCCGTTCGCCTGATCGTGCCCATGCTGGAACGGTTTATCGCCACAGACCGGGGATTTGCAAAGGCGCGGCGGGGAAACCATATCTCCGTTAACAAAAAAGTGGATCCCTGA
- a CDS encoding TrbI/VirB10 family protein → MSEIAPDRQKPDADDDARPLTGEPVAPMRLRPEPPRVTRLSRKVLIALGLLAGTGIGGTLIYALQTRHGGKANEELYSTDNRATPDGLAGLPKDYAGIPKLGPPLPGDLGRPILSAQNAGQPVPTPGIATPNPGISQEEQRRIQELEAARTARLFASTETRPANAAVPQPQATVSPQTDLASLGLAPQPATPSAQDRQLAFLNQAPDKRTVSPDRVTAPASANVLQAGAVIAAALITGIRSDLPGQITAQVTDNVYDGPTGRILLVPQGTRIIGQYDNGVGFGQRRVLLVWNRLIFPNGRSIVLERQPGADAEGYAGLEDGVDYHWGELFKAAALSTLLSVGAQSGSSNNDSDIIRALRNGASDSINQTGQQIVQRQLNIAPTLTIRPGFPVRVIVTRDLVLEPYGG, encoded by the coding sequence GTGAGCGAGATTGCCCCCGATCGTCAGAAGCCGGACGCGGACGACGATGCCCGGCCGCTGACCGGAGAGCCGGTCGCGCCGATGCGGCTGCGCCCCGAACCACCGCGCGTGACGCGCCTGTCGAGAAAGGTGCTGATCGCCCTTGGCCTGCTCGCCGGCACCGGCATCGGCGGTACCCTGATCTACGCACTCCAAACCCGGCACGGCGGCAAAGCGAACGAGGAGCTCTATTCGACCGACAATAGGGCGACGCCGGATGGGCTCGCCGGCCTGCCGAAGGACTATGCCGGTATTCCGAAGCTCGGCCCGCCGCTACCCGGCGACCTCGGTCGCCCGATCCTCAGCGCCCAGAATGCCGGACAGCCGGTGCCGACGCCGGGGATTGCGACGCCCAATCCGGGGATCAGTCAGGAAGAGCAGCGCCGTATCCAGGAGTTGGAGGCCGCTCGAACGGCGCGCCTCTTTGCTTCGACCGAGACGCGGCCAGCCAACGCCGCTGTCCCACAGCCGCAAGCGACGGTCTCGCCGCAGACGGACCTCGCCAGCCTCGGGCTCGCACCACAGCCGGCGACGCCTTCCGCGCAGGATCGCCAGCTCGCGTTCCTCAATCAGGCACCCGACAAGCGCACCGTCTCTCCCGATCGCGTCACCGCGCCTGCGTCGGCCAATGTGCTTCAGGCGGGGGCGGTCATCGCGGCGGCACTCATCACCGGCATCCGCTCCGATCTTCCGGGCCAGATCACTGCTCAGGTCACGGATAACGTCTATGATGGCCCCACCGGGCGCATCCTGCTCGTGCCGCAGGGCACGCGGATCATCGGTCAGTACGACAACGGCGTTGGCTTCGGTCAGCGCCGCGTGCTGCTCGTGTGGAACCGGTTGATCTTCCCCAATGGCCGCTCGATCGTGTTGGAGCGCCAGCCAGGTGCAGACGCCGAGGGCTATGCCGGGCTCGAAGATGGCGTCGATTACCACTGGGGCGAGCTGTTCAAGGCCGCGGCGCTGTCGACGCTGCTCAGCGTTGGCGCTCAATCTGGATCATCGAACAATGACAGCGACATTATCCGCGCCCTGCGCAACGGCGCGTCCGATAGCATCAACCAGACCGGCCAGCAGATCGTGCAACGCCAGCTCAACATCGCGCCGACGCTCACCATCCGGCCGGGTTTCCCGGTCCGCGTGATCGTCACCCGCGATCTCGTGCTTGAGCCCTACGGAGGCTGA